In the genome of Flavobacterium panacagri, one region contains:
- a CDS encoding acyltransferase, which translates to MKFSIGTGTTIFMKCKFDCAGGLKIGNDSCINANCRLDARGFLEIGNCVSISEDVIFLTADHSEELLETSNREKKVTIGDYVWIGTRAMILPGVNVGKGAVVAAGAVVSRNVEDLAVVGGVPAKFIKHRPENFDYKANYKRLFQ; encoded by the coding sequence ATGAAATTTAGTATCGGAACCGGAACAACCATATTCATGAAATGTAAGTTTGATTGTGCCGGCGGATTAAAAATAGGAAATGATTCCTGTATTAATGCCAATTGCCGTTTAGACGCTAGAGGATTTTTAGAAATTGGAAACTGTGTGTCGATTTCAGAAGATGTTATTTTTCTAACTGCAGATCATAGCGAAGAACTTCTTGAAACTTCCAATAGAGAAAAAAAAGTTACAATAGGCGATTACGTTTGGATTGGAACAAGAGCGATGATTTTGCCTGGTGTTAATGTTGGAAAAGGTGCTGTTGTAGCGGCAGGTGCTGTTGTATCTCGAAACGTAGAAGATCTAGCTGTTGTGGGTGGTGTTCCTGCAAAATTCATTAAACACCGTCCTGAGAATTT
- a CDS encoding lipopolysaccharide biosynthesis protein — MKDTLIKFKQHPKYSTILNWSKLISVTGGAQILLQAIGFLSGILIIRLLPVEEYALYTLANTMLGTMTVLADGGISTGVMAQGAKVWKEKEKLGMVLSTGLDLRRKFAIGSLVVATPILIYLLYHNGASWLTTVLIVLSLIPAFFAALSDTLLEIVPKLHQDILPLQKNQVAVGLGRLLLTTLTIFIFPWAFIAILASGIPRILGNIKLKKIAHQFADKDQKSDPVIKSEIMQMVKKILPGAIYYCVSGQITIWLISIFGKIESVAQLGALGRFAVLLSLFNVIVGTLIIPRYARLIEEKALLLKRFIQILFLLAILMCAFTVLTYLFSDQLLWILGENYYGLRDELVLNIAGTCVGLIGGVCFALYTSRGWVINPVFSISISVISIAAGAFLFNVGSLYGVLLFNLFLAAVQVVLHGGYCLIKIINIK, encoded by the coding sequence TTGAAAGATACTTTGATAAAATTTAAACAGCACCCAAAATACAGTACCATACTCAATTGGAGTAAGTTGATTTCTGTTACCGGTGGCGCTCAGATTCTTTTGCAGGCCATTGGATTCTTAAGCGGTATTTTAATTATACGATTATTGCCTGTTGAAGAATATGCATTGTATACTTTGGCCAATACAATGCTGGGAACTATGACCGTTTTAGCAGATGGCGGAATTTCTACAGGTGTAATGGCACAAGGAGCAAAAGTTTGGAAAGAAAAAGAAAAACTAGGAATGGTTTTGTCTACTGGATTGGACTTACGAAGAAAATTTGCCATAGGAAGTCTTGTTGTGGCAACGCCTATTTTGATTTATTTATTATATCATAATGGGGCTTCCTGGCTGACAACAGTACTTATCGTACTTTCTTTGATTCCTGCTTTTTTTGCAGCATTATCGGATACATTATTAGAGATAGTTCCAAAACTGCATCAAGATATTCTGCCATTACAGAAAAATCAAGTAGCAGTAGGATTAGGAAGACTTTTGCTTACTACATTGACAATTTTTATTTTCCCTTGGGCTTTTATCGCAATCTTGGCGAGCGGAATTCCAAGAATTTTAGGAAATATAAAATTGAAAAAAATAGCGCATCAATTCGCTGATAAAGATCAGAAATCAGATCCAGTTATTAAAAGCGAAATAATGCAGATGGTTAAAAAAATTCTTCCTGGAGCAATTTATTACTGTGTTTCGGGACAAATTACAATCTGGTTAATTTCAATCTTTGGTAAAATTGAGTCGGTTGCACAATTGGGGGCTTTAGGAAGATTTGCAGTGCTGCTTTCTTTATTTAATGTTATAGTTGGAACCTTAATAATTCCAAGATATGCCAGACTTATCGAAGAGAAAGCTCTTTTATTGAAAAGGTTTATTCAGATTTTATTTTTGCTGGCTATTTTAATGTGTGCTTTTACAGTTTTAACCTATTTATTCTCAGATCAATTGCTTTGGATTTTAGGTGAAAATTATTATGGTCTTAGAGATGAATTAGTTTTAAATATTGCAGGCACCTGTGTTGGCCTTATCGGAGGAGTATGTTTTGCACTTTACACCAGTAGAGGCTGGGTTATAAATCCTGTATTCTCTATTTCTATTAGTGTAATTTCTATAGCGGCCGGTGCATTTCTTTTTAATGTAGGAAGCTTATACGGAGTACTGCTATTTAATCTTTTTCTAGCTGCTGTTCAAGTTGTTTTACATGGTGGTTATTGTCTAATAAAAATTATAAATATTAAATGA